AATACATGATTTTGACCAAATTGTCCTTTTCTCATGTGTTGATGATTTTTGTGCATAggagccatacttagtatatgtggtttgtacttacccatattttatccctttttcccaaacttTTTAGGTTTGGGCCATTGAGAAGATTTGTGgttattgaagaagaagaagactagGCTATTTCCTAAGTCAATTGGTAAGTCCTCATGAGTTCCGAGGATATATCCACTCATCAAGTCTTATTAGTTTTACATAtgttttgagacaattattccattctcatgtGGAGACTTCATTGTaacctatatggcatattgtaATGGACTAAGGGATTTGCCTTAACTATTGTGATTCATACTCTTGtagatggtttatatgtgaGATGAGACTTTAGATTTCTATATGATTTGTTATGCTAAaagagaagtctatgtacactttgTACGTgagagtctatgtaaactccatctgtaatgttttaaatttttctgcatttttgacctatgatgtgctatgatgtatgctaagggcttgtcttgGTCCTCACAGAGGACGACGATGCTAGTTATGCCAACGGGTACTTTAGgtcgtaacaaacttggtatcagggCATTAGGTTAAAGTAAACCTTaagattgatgtctcactaaaccataTCTATGTAGGGTcttttcataattgtgaagaatGCCACACTTAttaatgagagactatgtgatgcttaggaagtTTCACTCTCCTGTTATTCCTTAGTCCTGCCgaagagtcttaactctatctagtccttttcttctaatctttttattgtgattataggcaatgattACAAGGAGGAACAATGCTCGAAGGGTAGGagaggagaatttgaatgaaGCGGGTCCCCTTCAtgctcctcaaaaccctcaagttcctattgaagaaggagctatgtctaatgttgagataaggtCGTCCATTCATCgcttgactcaagtgttggctaCTCTAGCTGTTAGGGGTACAACGGTGCAAGTGAACCCCAATACTAATATCACCGCTTCAaggattagggatttcacaaggatgaatccccctactctCTATGGTATTAAGGTTGATGAGGACCcacaagagttcattgatgaagtgttccAAGTTCTTGTTTCAATGGGTGtttcttctcaagaaaaggtGGAACTAGCCTactaccaactcaaagatgtgtctCAAGTGTGGTACGAGCAATAGAAGGATGAGATGCCGGTTATAGAAGTCCAGATTACTTAGGGAGCTTTCAAAACAGCTTTCATTGATAAGTTTTTTCCCTTGGaactaagggagaggaaaatgctagaattcatcaatcttcgtCAAGGGGTTATGAGCGTAAGggagtatagcctcaagttcactcaactatcaaagCATGCTCCTACTATGGTGCAGATTCTAGGgccaagatgaacaaatttttcATGGGATATCCGGTCTTGTGGTTACTGAATGTAGGTCAGCTATGTTAATTCCTAACATGACATCTCTCGTCTCATTGTTCATGCTGAACAAATTAAGGAGTGaaagcttaagcaagttggtagggatttgaagaaggtgagAATTGAAGAGAGGAATTCTTCTAACAATAGGTTTGAGGTACAAGACAAACCACGATTCAAAAGGTGGTTTTCCAACCAAGAACCTCCTAATGCTCCAAGGTTCAACAAGAGTAAGGTGTATACTCCCAATCCCCAAGAGGGGAAAGGTGGTGGTTCTTATGTTGAGAAGCCTCTTTGTTCAAAATGTGGTAGGAAGCATGATGGTAAGTGCCTAGTTGGCACGGGTAATTtctatggttgtggtaagagtggtcACATGAAGAGAGATGGCCCTATGATGaagactcaaggaagggaaa
The nucleotide sequence above comes from Solanum pennellii chromosome 9, SPENNV200. Encoded proteins:
- the LOC107030124 gene encoding uncharacterized protein LOC107030124, with amino-acid sequence MSNVEIRSSIHRLTQVLATLAVRGTTVQVNPNTNITASRIRDFTRMNPPTLYGIKVDEDPQEFIDEVFQVLVSMGVSSQEKVELAYYQLKDVSQVWDLKKVRIEERNSSNNRFEVQDKPRFKRWFSNQEPPNAPRFNKSKVYTPNPQEGKGGGSYVEKPLCSKCGRKHDGKCLVGTGNFYGCGKSGHMKRDGPMMKTQGRESSQAQASAPNLDAPKKNRFYALQSLSDQRAHRTWSPVC